Proteins encoded together in one Benincasa hispida cultivar B227 chromosome 1, ASM972705v1, whole genome shotgun sequence window:
- the LOC120084682 gene encoding patellin-4 — translation MATQHSTALEHNAKPMEKSEWSKEEEEDEFEECVQEESNGSLTPVLDNSLDWNELEKQKVAIMRAFVEKEDSSAKDVDDFMIRRFLRARDLDIEKASAMFLKYLSWRRSAIPNGFISPSEISTNLAHNKLFMQGVDKSGRPIVVGFGNRHKQGNIEEFIRYVIFVLEKISSRMPSGQEKFVCIGDLQGWGYSNSDIRGYRASLSILQDCYPERLGKLYIVHVPYIFMTAWKMVYPFIDKKTKKKICFVEDKKLRSTLLNDIDESQLPDVYGGKLSLVPIQDF, via the exons ATGGCGACTCAGCATTCGACGGCTCTAGAGCATAACGCAAAGCCAATGGAAAAGTCAGAGTGGtcgaaggaggaagaagaagatgagttcgAGGAGTGTGTTCAAGAAGAATCAAATGGTTCTCTAACGCCTGTGCTCGATAATAGCTTGGACTGGAATGAGCTTGAGAAACAGAAGGTCGCGATCATGAGAGCTTTTGTTGAAAAGGAAGACTCCTCTGCTAAG GATGTAGATGATTTCATGATACGAAGGTTCTTAAGAGCTCGTGATTTAGATATAGAGAAGGCTTCTGCCATGTTTTTGAAGTACTTGAGCTGGAGAAGATCTGCTATTCCTAATGGTTTTATATCACCGTCTGAGATATCAACCAATCTTGCTCACAACAAGTTGTTTATGCAAGGTGTTGATAAGAGTGGACGTCCAATTGTAGTTGGCTTTGGTAACAGGCACAAACAAGGAAATATAGAAGAGTTTATTC GTTATGTAATCTTTGTTCTAGAGAAAATAAGTTCCAG GATGCCAAGTGGGCAGGAAAAGTTTGTGTGTATTGGCGACCTTCAAGGATGGGGATACTCTAATAGTGATATTCGTGGATATCGAGCATCTCTATCAATCTTGCAG GATTGCTACCCTGAGAGGCTGGGCAAGTTATACATTGTCCATGTTCCTTACATATTCATGACAGCATGGAAGATGGTTTACCCATTTATTGACAAGAAAACCAAGAAGAAG ATATGCTTTGTGGAGGACAAAAAGCTGAGATCCACGCTGCTAAATGACATTGATGAGAGCCAACTCCCTGATGTATATGGGGGCAAACTTTCGCTAGTTCCAATCCAAGATTTCTAA